The Primulina eburnea isolate SZY01 chromosome 6, ASM2296580v1, whole genome shotgun sequence genome contains a region encoding:
- the LOC140833329 gene encoding protein RICE SALT SENSITIVE 3-like isoform X2 produces MEEQLNSLAITHLLQHTLRSLCIHENSQWVYAVFWRILPRNYPPPNWNGQGGQYDRSRGNRRNWILVWEDGFCNFAASTAEMNTGECSGSSVYGNCEYQHYQGLQPELFFKMSHEIYNYGESLIGKVAADRTHKWIHKEPSDQEINFLYAWHNSADSHPRTWEAQFQCGIKVIEDLSYVVVLRKKFSYIESIPGVLLPHPSSSAAYPFQIDAYGAPQDIQAWHFQNNLIQPHQFHDHQPMKITPSMSSLEALLSKLPSVVPMSSSSPCVEAHAHYLSTSRHMELMEVEKEESEEEEEEHKHENDAGETSGSMHLHHLAHYHHMT; encoded by the exons ATGGAAGAACAGCTCAACTCTTTGGCCATCACTCATCTTCTTCAGCACACACTCAGAAGCTTGTGTATCCATGAAAATTCTCAATGGGTTTACGCTGTTTTCTGGAGGATTTTGCCCAGAAATTATCCACCTCCCAA CTGGAATGGCCAAGGAGGACAATATGACAGGTCCAGAGGAAACAGAAGGAACTG GATATTGGTATGGGAAGATGGATTCTGCAATTTCGCCGCATCGACGGCGGAGATGAACACCGGAGAATGTTCCGGTTCATCGGTGTATGGGAACTGTGAGTATCAGCATTATCAAGGGCTGCAGCCTGAGCTCTTCTTCAAAATGTCGCATGAAATCTACAATTATGGTGAAAG ttTGATTGGAAAAGTTGCCGCAGATCGCACCCACAAGTGGATCCATAAAGAACCAAGTGATCAAGAAATCAACTTTTTATATGCATGGCACAACTCTGCTGACTCA CACCCCAGAACTTGGGAAGCTCAGTTTCAGTGTGGTATAAAG GTAATCGAAGACTTGAGCTATGTTGTGGTTTTAAGGAAGAAATTCAGTTACATCGAAAGCATCCCCGGAGTTCTATTGCCACATCCATCTTCATCAGCAGCATACCCATTCCAGATTGATGCATACGGCGCACCGCAAGATATTCAAGCCTGGCATTTCCAGAATAATTTGATCCAACCACATCAGTTCCACGACCATCAGCCGATGAAAATAACGCCCTCTATGAGCAGTCTCGAAGCCCTACTGTCGAAACTGCCTTCGGTCGTGCCCATGTCTTCGTCGTCTCCGTGTGTTGAAGCTCATGCTCACTATCTGTCAACGAGTAGGCATATGGAATTGATGGAGGTGGAGAAAGAAGAGTCCGAGGAAGAGGAGGAGGAGCATAAGCACGAGAACGATGCCGGGGAGACGAGCGGCTCGATGCACCTCCACCACCTTGCTCATTATCATCACATGACTTGA
- the LOC140833329 gene encoding protein RICE SALT SENSITIVE 3-like isoform X1: MEEQLNSLAITHLLQHTLRSLCIHENSQWVYAVFWRILPRNYPPPNWNGQGGQYDRSRGNRRNWILVWEDGFCNFAASTAEMNTGECSGSSVYGNCEYQHYQGLQPELFFKMSHEIYNYGESLIGKVAADRTHKWIHKEPSDQEINFLYAWHNSADSHPRTWEAQFQCGIKTIALIAVREGVIQLGSVHKVIEDLSYVVVLRKKFSYIESIPGVLLPHPSSSAAYPFQIDAYGAPQDIQAWHFQNNLIQPHQFHDHQPMKITPSMSSLEALLSKLPSVVPMSSSSPCVEAHAHYLSTSRHMELMEVEKEESEEEEEEHKHENDAGETSGSMHLHHLAHYHHMT; encoded by the exons ATGGAAGAACAGCTCAACTCTTTGGCCATCACTCATCTTCTTCAGCACACACTCAGAAGCTTGTGTATCCATGAAAATTCTCAATGGGTTTACGCTGTTTTCTGGAGGATTTTGCCCAGAAATTATCCACCTCCCAA CTGGAATGGCCAAGGAGGACAATATGACAGGTCCAGAGGAAACAGAAGGAACTG GATATTGGTATGGGAAGATGGATTCTGCAATTTCGCCGCATCGACGGCGGAGATGAACACCGGAGAATGTTCCGGTTCATCGGTGTATGGGAACTGTGAGTATCAGCATTATCAAGGGCTGCAGCCTGAGCTCTTCTTCAAAATGTCGCATGAAATCTACAATTATGGTGAAAG ttTGATTGGAAAAGTTGCCGCAGATCGCACCCACAAGTGGATCCATAAAGAACCAAGTGATCAAGAAATCAACTTTTTATATGCATGGCACAACTCTGCTGACTCA CACCCCAGAACTTGGGAAGCTCAGTTTCAGTGTGGTATAAAG ACTATTGCCTTGATAGCTGTTAGAGAAGGTGTCATTCAACTAGGATCTGTTCACAAG GTAATCGAAGACTTGAGCTATGTTGTGGTTTTAAGGAAGAAATTCAGTTACATCGAAAGCATCCCCGGAGTTCTATTGCCACATCCATCTTCATCAGCAGCATACCCATTCCAGATTGATGCATACGGCGCACCGCAAGATATTCAAGCCTGGCATTTCCAGAATAATTTGATCCAACCACATCAGTTCCACGACCATCAGCCGATGAAAATAACGCCCTCTATGAGCAGTCTCGAAGCCCTACTGTCGAAACTGCCTTCGGTCGTGCCCATGTCTTCGTCGTCTCCGTGTGTTGAAGCTCATGCTCACTATCTGTCAACGAGTAGGCATATGGAATTGATGGAGGTGGAGAAAGAAGAGTCCGAGGAAGAGGAGGAGGAGCATAAGCACGAGAACGATGCCGGGGAGACGAGCGGCTCGATGCACCTCCACCACCTTGCTCATTATCATCACATGACTTGA